The following are from one region of the Polaribacter marinaquae genome:
- the cas2 gene encoding CRISPR-associated endonuclease Cas2: MELNKYRVMWLFVFFDLPTETKKDRRNAQQFRKNLLKDGFTMMQYSVYMRHCASSESADAHEKRIKALLPPFGKVSILRITDKQYGNIINFWGKVIVPKEPSPMQLELF, from the coding sequence ATGGAACTAAATAAATATAGGGTTATGTGGTTATTTGTATTTTTTGATTTACCAACAGAAACAAAAAAAGATAGAAGAAATGCGCAGCAATTTCGTAAAAACCTTTTAAAAGATGGTTTTACTATGATGCAGTATTCTGTATATATGCGGCATTGTGCAAGTAGTGAAAGTGCAGATGCACACGAAAAAAGAATAAAAGCACTTTTACCACCATTTGGTAAAGTAAGTATTCTAAGAATTACCGATAAACAATATGGAAATATAATAAATTTTTGGGGTAAAGTAATTGTGCCTAAAGAGCCTAGCCCTATGCAGTTAGAATTGTTTTAA
- the cas1 gene encoding type II CRISPR-associated endonuclease Cas1, with product MIKRTLFFSNKCSLTTKYEQLVIKNDTQIVKTVPIEDIGFIVIENQETYISVPALSKLTSNNVSVIFCDNKHMPQSMLLNLDNHHIQQRHFENQINATEPLKKQLWQQIVKLKISNQAQILKKLGKNSSPLGYYASKVLSGDSDNREAVSASYYWKNIFDFNFKRERVGVYPNLFLNYGYIVLRSAVARALSGSGLLSTLGIHHHNKYNAFCLADDIMEPYRPLVDAKVLEIMKNYNEQDLITPIKLELLSILTQTVYFKEKESPLMVALSTTTSSLQQCFSGKTRKIVYPKLWN from the coding sequence ATGATTAAAAGAACCCTTTTCTTTAGTAATAAATGCTCATTAACAACTAAATATGAACAGCTAGTAATAAAAAATGATACACAAATTGTAAAAACAGTACCTATAGAAGACATTGGTTTTATAGTTATAGAAAATCAAGAAACATATATTTCTGTTCCAGCACTATCTAAACTTACAAGTAATAATGTTAGTGTAATCTTTTGCGATAATAAACATATGCCTCAAAGTATGTTGTTAAATTTAGATAACCATCATATACAGCAAAGACATTTTGAAAATCAAATTAATGCGACTGAGCCCTTAAAAAAACAATTGTGGCAACAAATTGTTAAATTGAAGATTAGTAATCAAGCTCAAATTTTAAAGAAACTTGGAAAAAACAGTAGTCCTTTAGGTTATTATGCATCAAAAGTTTTAAGTGGAGATTCCGATAACAGGGAAGCTGTTTCAGCTTCTTACTATTGGAAAAATATTTTTGACTTCAATTTTAAAAGAGAACGCGTAGGTGTGTATCCAAATTTGTTTTTAAACTATGGGTATATTGTTTTAAGGTCTGCTGTTGCAAGAGCACTTTCTGGCAGTGGGTTGTTAAGTACTTTAGGAATTCATCATCATAATAAATACAATGCATTTTGTTTAGCAGACGATATTATGGAACCTTACAGACCATTAGTAGATGCAAAAGTTTTAGAAATAATGAAAAATTATAATGAACAAGACCTCATTACACCAATAAAACTAGAATTGTTAAGTATTCTTACACAAACTGTTTATTTTAAAGAGAAAGAAAGCCCTTTAATGGTGGCTTTGTCTACCACAACCAGTTCTTTGCAACAATGTTTTAGTGGTAAAACCAGAAAAATTGTATACCCAAAATTATGGAACTAA